The Epinephelus lanceolatus isolate andai-2023 chromosome 1, ASM4190304v1, whole genome shotgun sequence genome has a window encoding:
- the LOC144464392 gene encoding uncharacterized protein LOC144464392, translating into MCSVESLREFVNERLTAAAEEILGVFQRSIVEYEEEIDRQRRLLDIVLKPEIKLHRTELPQQHVCKEEEVVPEQQLCIEERKSSVDQEEPEPPEIKEEEEEVCSSQEGEQLVVKQETDGFMLTPADEESEQSEDQTLDFIHDDTQSAAEKESVFKMPVISSVISEATSEHQLLCHNSHVAEHQDEEEYQHGDSGSTRNTELQAEKRHHESEMNRNIPHTSAVINLNTGKKSLKCDICGKVFEYKSNLQRHLNSHTGEKPFSCKTCGKRFSVKSELKRHFRVHTGEKPHTCHVCGRAFGHNGNLLVHMRTHTGEKPYTCKVCGRAFGHNDVLLAHMRTHTGEKPYTCKVCGRAFGRNGDLLVHMRTHTGEKPYICKTCGKHFRSSSNLTVHMRTHTGVKVRT; encoded by the exons atgtgttcagttgagtctttgagagagtttgtcaacgagcgactaactgctgctgctgaagaaatattggGAGTTTTTCAAAGAAGCATCGTCGAGTACGAGGAAGAGATCGATCGTCAGCGCAGACTGTTGGATATCGTTTTGAAgcctgaaataaagttacaCAGGACAG agctcccacagcaacatgtgtgtaaggaggaggaggttgtccctgagcagcagctctgtattgaggagaggaagtccagtgtggaccaagaggagccagagcctccagagattaaagaggaagaggaggaagtgtgcagcagtcaggagggagagcagcttgtagtgaagcagGAGACTGATGGCTTTATGTTGACTCCTGCTGATGAGGAAAGTGAGCAGAGTGAAGATCAGACTCTGGACTTCATTCATGATGACACTCAAAGTGCAGCAGAGAAAGAGTCTGTATTTAAAATGCCAGTTATAAGCTCTGTGATATCAGAAGCAACCAGTGAGCACCAGCTGCTCTGTCACAACTCTCATGTAGCTGAGCACCAAGATGAGGAAGAATACCAGCATGGAGACTCAGGATCAACTAGAAACACAGAGCttcaagcagagaaaagacatcaTGAAAGTGAAATGAACAGGAACATTCCACACACCTCTGCTGTGATAAACTTAAATACAggtaaaaagtctttaaaatgtgacatatgTGGAAAAGTTTTTGAATATAAGTCAAATTTGCAGAGACACCTGAAcagccacacaggtgagaagccgttttcttgcaaaacatgtgggaaaaGATTCAGTGTGAAGTCAGAATTGAAACGGCATTTTAgagtccacacaggtgagaagccacaTACTTGTCATGTGTGTGGGAGAGCTTTTGGACATAATGGTAACTTGTTagtccacatgaggactcacacaggtgagaagccgtatactTGTAAGGTATGTGGGAGAGCTTTTGGACATAATGATGTCTTGTTAGCccacatgaggactcacacaggtgagaagccgtatactTGTAAGGTATGTGGGAGAGCTTTCGGACGTAATGGTGACTTGTTagtccacatgaggactcacacaggtgagaagccatatatttgcaaaacatgtgggaaacACTTCAGATCTAGCAGTAACTTGACAGTCCACATGAGAACGCACACAGGTGTAAAGGTGCGGACTTGA
- the LOC144464631 gene encoding uncharacterized protein LOC144464631, with the protein MCSVESLREFVNERLTAAAEEILGVFQRSIVEYEEEIDRQRRLLDIVLKPEIKLHRTELPQQHVCKEEEVVPEQQLCIEERKSSVDQEEPEPPHIKEEEEEVCSSQEGEQLVVKQETDGFMLTPADEESEQSEDQTLDFVHDDTQSAAEKESVVIIPVISSVISEATSEHQLLCHNSHVAERQDEEEYQHGDSGSTRNTELQAEKRHHESEMNSNSPHTSAVINLNSGKKPLKCDICGKVFECKSKLQRHLNSHTGEKLFSCKTCGKRFSDTSALSAHIRTHTGEKPFLCKTCGKRFNEKSVLKRHCRIHTGEKPFTCDVCGRAFGHNGHLLVHMRTHTGEKPYTCNLCGRSFRRNDYLLVHMRTHTGEKPYICKVCGRAFRHDGHLLVHMRTHTGEKPYTCNVCGRAFGRNGDLLVHMRTHTGEKPYTCNVCGRAFVRNGDVLVHMRTHTGEKPYTCKTCGKHFRSRSNLTGHMRTHTGVKVRDLSTEVPVEVTHIQERDCLHAKHVAELSEACSIKHAKKSGETTMCSVESLREFVNERLTAAAEEILGVFQRSIVEYEEEIDRQRRLLDIVLKPEIKLHRTELPRQHVCKEEEVVPEQQLCIEERKSSVDQEEPEPPEIKEEEEEVCSSQEGEQLVVKQETDGFMLTPADEESEQSEDQTLDFIHDDTQSAAEKESVVIIPVISYVIPNSDHQLQLQRHLNSHTGEKLFSCKTCGKRFNVKSALKRHCRIHTGEKPYTCDVCGRAFGHNNVLLAHMRTHTGEKPYTCNVCGRAFGRNGVLLVHMRTHTDEKPYSCNVCGRAFRRNGDLLVHMRTHTGEKPYTCKVCGRAFGRNGDVLVHMRTHTGEKPYTCKTCGKHFRSRSNLKVHMRTHAGVKVHDLSTEVPVEVTHIQERDCLHAKHVAELSEACSIKHAKKSGECPTTMCSVESLREFVNERLTAAAEEILGVFQRSIVEYEEEIDRQRRLLDIVLKPEIKLHRTELPQQHVCKEEEVVPEQQLCIEERKSSVDQEEPEPPHIKEEEEEVCSSQEGEQLVVKQETDGFMLTPADEESEHSEDQTLDFIHDDTQSAAEKESVFKMPVISSVISEATSEHQLLCYNSHVAESQDEEEYQHGDSGSTRNTELQAEKRHHESEMNSNSPHTSAVINLNTGKKPLKCDMCGKDFESKSKLQRHLNSHTGEKPYLCKTCGKRFSDASVLKRHCGIHTGEKPHTCKVCGKGFGLNSDLKVHMRIHTDERPFLCKTCGKRFRNVSALTKHMRTHTSERPYLCKTCGKRFREKSVLKRHCGIHTGEKPHTCNVCGRAFRCNSVLLVHMRTHSGEKPYTCKTCGKHFRSRSNLTVHMRMHTGVKVHDLSTEVPVEVTHIQERDCLHAKHVAELSEACSIKHAKKSGE; encoded by the exons atgtgttcagttgagtctttgagagagtttgtcaacgagcgactaactgctgctgctgaagaaatattggGAGTTTTTCAAAGAAGCATCGTCGAGTACGAGGAAGAGATCGATCGTCAGCGCAGACTGTTGGATATCGTTTTGAAgcctgaaataaagttacaCAGGACAG agctcccacagcaacatgtgtgtaaggaggaggaggttgtccctgagcagcagctctgtattgaggagaggaagtccagtgtggaccaagaggagccagagcctccacacattaaagaggaagaggaggaagtgtgcagcagtcaggagggagagcagcttgtagtgaagcagGAGACTGATGGCTTTATGTTGACTCCTGCTGATGAGGAAAGTGAGCAGAGTGAAGATCAGACTCTGGACTTCGTTCATGATGACACTCAAAGTGCAGCAGAGAAAGAGTCTGTCGTCATTATACCAGTTATAAGCTCTGTGATATCAGAAGCAACCAGTGAGCACCAGCTGCTCTGTCACAACTCTCATGTAGCTGAGCGCCAAGATGAGGAAGAATACCAGCATGGAGACTCAGGATCAACTAGAAACACAGAGCttcaagcagagaaaagacatcaTGAAAGTGAAATGAACAGTAACAGTCCACACACCTCTGCTGTGATAAACTTAAATTCAggtaaaaagcctttaaaatgtgacatatgTGGGAAAGTTTTTGAGTGCAAGTCAAAATTGCAGAGACACCTGAAcagccacacaggtgagaagctgTTTTCTTGCAAAACATGCGGGAAAAGATTCAGTGACACATCAGCATTGAGCGCTCATATAAgaacccacacaggtgagaagccgttcCTTTGCAAGACCTGCGGGAAAAGATTCAATGAGAAGTCAGTATTGAAAAGGCATTGTAGAATCCACACAGGCGAGAAGCCGTTTACTTGTGACGTATGTGGGAGAGCTTTTGGACATAATGGTCACTTGTTagtccacatgaggactcacacaggtgagaagccgtatactTGTAACCTATGTGGGAGATCTTTCAGGCGTAATGATTACTTGTTagtccacatgaggactcacacaggtgagaagccgtatatTTGTAAAGTATGTGGGCGAGCTTTCAGACATGATGGTCACTTGTTagtccacatgaggactcacacaggtgagaagccgtatactTGTAACGTATGTGGGAGAGCTTTCGGACGTAATGGTGACTTGTTagtccacatgaggactcacacaggtgagaagccgtatactTGTAACGTATGTGGGAGAGCTTTCGTACGTAATGGTGACGTGTTAGTTCACATGAGgactcacacaggtgagaagccgtatacttgcaaaacatgtgggaaacACTTCAGATCTAGGAGTAACTTGACAGGCCACATGAGAACGCACACAGGTGTAAAGGTGCGTGACTTGAGCACAGAGGTTCCAGTTGAAGTCACACATATACAGGAGAGAgactgtttacatgcaaaacatgtggCAGAGCTTTCAGAGGCCTGTTCCATAAAGCATGCTAAGAAAAGTGGGGAG acaacaatgtgttcagttgagtctttgagagagtttgtcaacgagcgactaactgctgctgctgaagaaatattggGAGTTTTTCAAAGAAGCATCGTCGAGTACGAGGAAGAGATCGATCGTCAGCGCAGACTGTTGGATATCGTTTTGAAgcctgaaataaagttacaCAGGACAG agctcccacggcaacatgtgtgtaaggaggaggaggttgtccctgagcagcagctctgtattgaggagaggaagtccagtgtggaccaagaggagccagagcctccagagattaaagaggaagaggaggaagtgtgcagcagtcaggagggagagcagcttgtagtgaagcagGAGACTGATGGCTTTATGTTGACTCCTGCTGATGAGGAAAGTGAGCAGAGTGAAGATCAGACTCTGGACTTCATTCATGATGACACTCAAAGTGCAGCAGAGAAAGAGTCTGTCGTCATTATACCAGTTATAAGCTATGTGATACCAAACAGTGACCACCAGCTGCAATTGCAGAGACACCTGAAcagccacacaggtgagaagctgttttcttgcaaaacatgtgggaaaaGATTCAATGTGAAGTCAGCATTGAAAAGGCATTgtagaatccacacaggtgagaagccgtatactTGTGACGTATGTGGGAGAGCTTTTGGACATAATAATGTCTTGTTAGCccacatgaggactcacacaggtgagaagccgtatactTGTAACGTATGTGGGAGAGCTTTCGGACGTAATGGTGTCTTGTTagtccacatgaggactcacacAGATGAGAAACCGTATTCTTGTAACGTATGTGGGAGAGCTTTCAGACGTAATGGTGACTTGTTagtccacatgaggactcacacaggtgagaagccgtatacATGTAAAGTATGTGGGAGAGCTTTCGGACGTAATGGAGACGTGTTagtccacatgaggactcacacaggtgagaagccgtatacttgcaaaacatgtgggaaacACTTCAGATCTAGGAGTAACTTGAAAGTCCACATGAGAACGCACGCAGGTGTAAAGGTGCATGACTTGAGCACAGAGGTTCCAGTTGAAGTCACACATATACAGGAGAGAgactgtttacatgcaaaacatgtggCAGAGCTTTCAGAGGCCTGTTCCATAAAGCATGCTAAGAAAAGTGGGGAGTG TCcg acaacaatgtgttcagttgagtctttgagagagtttgtcaacgagcgactaactgctgctgctgaagaaatattggGAGTTTTTCAAAGAAGCATCGTCGAGTACGAGGAAGAGATCGATCGTCAGCGCAGACTGTTGGATATCGTTTTGAAgcctgaaataaagttacaCAGGACAG agctcccacagcaacatgtgtgtaaggaggaggaggttgtccctgagcagcagctctgtattgaggagaggaagtccagtgtggaccaagaggaaccagagcctccacacattaaagaggaagaggaggaagtgtgcagcagtcaggagggagagcagcttgtagtgaagcagGAGACTGATGGCTTTATGTTGACTCCTGCTGATGAGGAAAGTGAGCACAGTGAAGATCAGACTCTGGACTTCATTCATGATGACACTCAAAGTGCAGCAGAGAAAGAGTCTGTATTTAAAATGCCAGTTATAAGCTCTGTGATATCAGAAGCAACCAGTGAGCACCAGCTGCTCTGTTACAACTCTCATGTAGCTGAGAGCCAAGATGAGGAAGAATACCAGCATGGAGACTCAGGATCAACTAGAAACACAGAGCttcaagcagagaaaagacatcaTGAAAGTGAAATGAACAGTAACAGTCCACACACCTCTGCTGTGATAAACTTAAATACAggtaaaaagcctttaaaatgtgacatGTGTGGGAAAGATTTTGAGAGCAAGTCAAAATTGCAGAGACACCTGAAcagccacacaggtgagaagccctACCTTTGCAAGACCTGCGGGAAAAGATTCAGTGACGCATCAGTATTGAAAAGGCATTGtggaatccacacaggtgagaagccacaTACTTGTAAAGTATGTGGGAAAGGTTTTGGATTAAATAGTGACTTGAAAGtccacatgagaatccacacagaTGAGAGGCCGTTCCTTTGCAAGACCTGCGGGAAAAGATTCAGGAATGTGTCCGCATTGACAAAGCACATGAGAACCCACACAAGTGAGAGGCCCTACCTTTGCAAGACCTGCGGGAAAAGATTCAGAGAGAAGTCAGTTTTAAAAAGGCATTGtggaatccacacaggtgagaagccacaTACGTGTAACGTATGTGGGAGAGCTTTCAGATGTAATAGTGTCTTGTTagtccacatgaggactcattcaggtgagaagccgtatacttgcaaaacatgtgggaaacACTTCAGATCTAGGAGTAACTTGACAGTCCACATGAGAATGCACACAGGTGTAAAGGTGCATGACTTGAGCACAGAGGTTCCAGTTGAAGTCACACATATACAGGAGAGAgactgtttacatgcaaaacatgtggCAGAGCTTTCAGAGGCCTGTTCCATAAAGCATGCTAAGAAAAGTGGGGAGTGA